From the genome of Methanofervidicoccus abyssi, one region includes:
- a CDS encoding TraB/GumN family protein codes for MYHITINNGNNSCDIYILGTAHVSEDSIRKVEEVINEIDPDLIAVELDSERFLALINEEDNNLKNVNIWKVLKSGDIGLFLFHTILASFQKEIGEKFNIKPGSEMKRAVELAKLYKKPLYLIDRPIDITLRRALGSMPLKEKLKLFYQLFEGGDIKELDKKSIREMINNAQELVEILKDLSPTLYRVFVDERDKYMAKNIFDTSIGRKKILVVVGAGHVKGIVDYLKKLERGEIEIDLNELTEVKRGRNYLKIAFSVVLIGIILYGIFSLSSNLEMLKKLTIDWILINGTLSALGVILARGKLPSVISAFLVAPITSLIPVIGAGYIVGLVELKCRGITPEDIHHLFKCDRLRELMDNNLMRVLMVAAFSSLGSAIGTFYFIPKFLGL; via the coding sequence ATGTACCATATCACGATAAATAACGGAAACAACAGTTGTGATATTTATATTTTAGGTACAGCTCATGTTTCAGAGGACAGTATAAGGAAGGTGGAGGAGGTCATAAACGAGATAGATCCTGACCTAATAGCAGTTGAGTTGGACAGTGAGAGGTTTCTCGCCCTTATAAATGAAGAAGATAATAATCTAAAGAACGTGAATATATGGAAGGTGCTAAAAAGTGGAGATATTGGATTATTTTTATTTCATACAATTCTTGCAAGTTTTCAGAAGGAGATAGGGGAGAAGTTCAACATCAAACCTGGTAGTGAGATGAAAAGAGCCGTGGAGCTAGCTAAATTGTATAAGAAACCTCTCTATCTGATAGATAGACCTATAGATATTACATTGAGACGTGCATTAGGTAGTATGCCTCTAAAAGAGAAGTTAAAGTTATTCTATCAGTTATTTGAAGGTGGAGATATTAAAGAGTTAGATAAGAAGTCTATAAGAGAAATGATAAATAATGCCCAAGAGTTAGTTGAAATATTGAAAGACTTATCGCCTACCCTTTACAGGGTTTTTGTGGATGAAAGAGACAAATACATGGCAAAGAACATCTTTGATACCAGTATTGGAAGAAAAAAGATACTTGTTGTAGTTGGGGCAGGTCATGTTAAAGGAATAGTAGATTATCTAAAAAAACTTGAAAGAGGGGAAATAGAGATCGATCTCAATGAACTTACGGAAGTAAAAAGAGGAAGAAATTATTTAAAAATAGCATTTTCAGTGGTTTTAATTGGAATCATACTTTATGGAATATTCTCACTTTCTTCTAATCTTGAGATGTTGAAAAAACTTACTATAGACTGGATACTGATAAATGGTACATTATCTGCATTGGGGGTGATCCTTGCACGGGGTAAGTTACCTTCTGTTATCTCGGCATTCCTTGTGGCACCTATAACTTCCCTGATACCTGTTATTGGAGCAGGTTATATCGTAGGATTGGTGGAGTTGAAGTGTAGAGGTATAACTCCGGAAGATATTCACCACCTATTTAAATGTGATAGGTTGAGGGAGTTAATGGACAATAACCTTATGAGGGTATTGATGGTAGCAGCTTTCTCCAGTCTAGGAAGTGCAATAGGTACTTTTTACTTTATACCTAAGTTCTTAGGACTCTGA
- the aroD gene encoding type I 3-dehydroquinate dehydratase, whose protein sequence is MICVPIVEESVEKALISAERALEVADIVEFRVDYFKEIREEDIVEIAKYPSIITIRAHWEGGKYRGSDDKRIELYKVAIENNVRYIDVELKEKRNRELVDFRDNVNSKTKIVISYHNFKETPSYNKLLDIVNKELQIGDIGKFATMVNNNRDILNVLRVIQEFEGKVIGIGMGKKGKLTRILGTYFGSILTFASMENKSSAPGQIDVEMLKEIYRLISES, encoded by the coding sequence ATGATATGTGTCCCAATAGTAGAGGAGAGTGTAGAAAAGGCCTTAATCAGTGCCGAGAGGGCCTTAGAAGTTGCAGATATCGTAGAATTTAGAGTGGATTACTTCAAGGAAATCAGAGAGGAAGACATTGTAGAGATAGCCAAATATCCCTCAATTATCACAATAAGGGCACATTGGGAAGGAGGAAAATATAGAGGTAGCGACGATAAGAGAATAGAGTTATACAAGGTAGCTATTGAAAACAACGTGAGATATATAGACGTAGAGTTAAAGGAAAAAAGAAACAGAGAACTTGTTGATTTTAGAGATAATGTGAATTCAAAGACTAAGATCGTCATATCCTACCACAACTTTAAAGAAACTCCTTCCTACAATAAACTCTTAGACATTGTAAATAAAGAACTCCAAATAGGAGATATTGGCAAATTTGCTACTATGGTTAATAACAACAGAGATATTTTAAATGTTTTAAGGGTTATACAGGAATTTGAAGGGAAGGTAATAGGTATAGGAATGGGAAAAAAGGGTAAATTAACAAGGATACTGGGAACCTACTTTGGAAGTATATTGACCTTTGCTTCTATGGAGAATAAATCCTCTGCACCTGGACAGATTGATGTAGAGATGTTAAAGGAGATATACAGGCTTATCTCAGAGTCCTAA
- a CDS encoding methanogenesis marker 5 protein encodes MKKIFIYPPNSLILGDLVERFGHKPLMLNNVIGKKVRTPEIDSPPMNMTDEDPKKGLRYAAIEVPSGVRGRMALIGPLIEEADAAIIMDEAPMAFGCIGCARTNELTKYLIRRRGIPKLNLIYPKNEEEAKIVVQKIAKFLNELE; translated from the coding sequence ATGAAGAAGATATTTATATATCCACCTAACAGTTTAATACTTGGAGATCTCGTTGAAAGGTTTGGCCATAAGCCTTTAATGCTCAACAACGTTATAGGTAAAAAAGTTAGAACTCCAGAGATAGATAGTCCTCCAATGAACATGACTGACGAAGATCCCAAAAAGGGATTACGTTATGCAGCAATAGAGGTGCCTTCTGGAGTTAGGGGGAGGATGGCCTTAATAGGTCCTCTAATTGAAGAGGCAGATGCTGCTATTATAATGGATGAAGCTCCTATGGCCTTTGGATGTATAGGTTGTGCCAGGACAAATGAACTTACAAAGTATCTTATAAGGAGAAGGGGGATACCGAAGTTGAACCTTATATACCCTAAGAATGAAGAAGAGGCTAAAATCGTAGTCCAAAAGATAGCCAAGTTCCTTAATGAGTTGGAATAA
- a CDS encoding DUF2111 domain-containing protein, with amino-acid sequence MLKEFLKKADAKEIAPIAYAIHLLVNKVPVTMRSREKPGVRVEKGKIVDTNYEGYVLKLAMELGEILRVSVIKGPYAGLPVIVVPIVDDGEVVGAVGVVDITAGMFEEVLTLSRRPELVKFLPEDAFPK; translated from the coding sequence GTGTTAAAAGAGTTTTTGAAAAAAGCTGATGCTAAAGAGATAGCACCGATAGCATATGCGATACACCTCCTTGTAAATAAAGTACCTGTTACTATGAGGTCCAGAGAAAAACCTGGTGTAAGAGTTGAAAAGGGGAAGATTGTAGATACCAACTACGAGGGATATGTATTAAAGCTGGCTATGGAGTTAGGGGAGATTTTGAGAGTAAGTGTTATAAAAGGTCCTTACGCAGGACTGCCGGTAATAGTGGTACCAATAGTAGATGATGGTGAAGTAGTTGGAGCAGTTGGAGTAGTGGACATCACTGCAGGGATGTTTGAAGAAGTGTTGACACTCTCAAGGAGACCAGAATTGGTGAAATTCCTTCCTGAAGATGCCTTTCCTAAGTAA
- the purD gene encoding phosphoribosylamine--glycine ligase, producing the protein MKVLLIGGGAREHAIAEVLKNNPSVKLYTVMKNRNPGIYRISEKVSLKPETDIEAVKSFAKEINPDIAVIGPEAPLGVGMADALWDMGIPTVGPKKRPAQIETSKEFMRKLMEKYNIKGSVKYASFNTYDGVEEFIDSLSEEGIDVVVKPVGLTGGKGVKVVGEQLKDNEEAKKYAKEIFEKNIGGGKVVIEEKLVGVEFTLHGFVDGKNIVFTPAVQDHPHAYEGDEGPITGGMGSFSCPDHKLPFLTDRDLEEAKEIMRDTVEAIRKEVGPYQGILYGQFMLTVDGPKIVEYNARFGDPEAMNILPLLKNDFVEVCEAIVDGTLDKINLEFEKKASVCKYVAPKGYPTDPVKGEVIKVDEKKIRETGALLYYASVDERDGKLYLTGSRSVAVVGVSESIEECERIVEEAIKYIEGKVFHRRDIGKIELIRKRVEMMKKLRES; encoded by the coding sequence ATGAAGGTGTTGTTAATAGGTGGTGGAGCAAGAGAACATGCTATTGCAGAGGTTCTTAAGAATAATCCCTCTGTAAAACTCTACACAGTTATGAAAAACAGAAATCCTGGGATATACAGGATCTCAGAAAAGGTTTCCTTAAAACCCGAAACAGATATAGAGGCTGTAAAGTCCTTTGCAAAGGAAATAAATCCAGATATTGCAGTTATCGGCCCTGAGGCTCCTTTAGGGGTAGGGATGGCAGATGCACTCTGGGATATGGGGATACCTACTGTAGGGCCAAAGAAACGCCCTGCACAGATCGAAACCAGTAAAGAGTTTATGAGGAAGTTAATGGAAAAGTATAATATAAAAGGATCTGTAAAATACGCTTCCTTTAATACCTACGACGGTGTGGAGGAATTCATAGATAGTTTAAGTGAGGAAGGGATAGATGTAGTTGTGAAACCTGTGGGGTTAACTGGAGGTAAAGGTGTAAAGGTGGTGGGAGAGCAACTGAAGGATAACGAGGAGGCTAAGAAATATGCAAAGGAGATCTTTGAAAAGAATATAGGAGGAGGGAAAGTAGTAATAGAGGAGAAACTTGTAGGGGTGGAATTTACACTCCATGGTTTTGTAGATGGAAAGAATATTGTCTTCACTCCTGCAGTCCAGGATCATCCCCATGCCTACGAAGGAGATGAAGGACCAATTACTGGAGGTATGGGATCTTTCTCCTGTCCAGATCACAAGTTGCCGTTCCTGACTGATAGAGATCTGGAGGAAGCTAAGGAGATTATGAGGGATACAGTTGAGGCTATTAGAAAGGAAGTTGGCCCATACCAAGGTATACTCTACGGCCAGTTTATGCTAACAGTTGATGGGCCAAAGATAGTGGAGTACAACGCAAGGTTTGGAGATCCTGAAGCTATGAATATTCTGCCCCTCTTGAAAAACGACTTCGTAGAGGTGTGCGAGGCTATAGTTGATGGTACTTTAGATAAGATAAATTTGGAGTTCGAGAAGAAGGCAAGTGTATGTAAATACGTTGCACCAAAGGGGTATCCAACAGATCCTGTGAAGGGTGAAGTTATAAAAGTAGATGAAAAGAAAATAAGGGAGACTGGGGCACTTCTATACTATGCTTCAGTGGATGAGAGAGACGGAAAGTTGTATTTAACAGGTTCGAGGAGTGTTGCCGTAGTGGGGGTATCGGAGAGTATCGAAGAGTGTGAGAGGATTGTAGAAGAAGCTATAAAGTATATAGAAGGGAAGGTATTCCACAGGAGAGATATAGGTAAAATAGAGTTGATCAGAAAGAGAGTTGAAATGATGAAAAAGTTGAGGGAGAGTTAA
- a CDS encoding pyridoxal-phosphate-dependent aminotransferase family protein, giving the protein MKRINYDKLLMIPGPTMVSSEVLNTMAYPIIGHRTKEFGALLEDTVEKMKKVFITKGDVYIITGSGTAVMDMAIANTVNKGDKVLTICNGNFGERFSKIVEVYKGEVIKLEYSWGKGARPEDVKRILEENPDIKAVTVVHNETSTGVRNPIKDIGKIVKDYDALYIVDTISSLGGDYVDVDGFHIDICIAGSQKCLGAPPGISAISISEKAWDVINSTESKSFYLDIKAYRDRFESKKESPYTPAVSLIYALNKALDRVLEEGLENRVKRHERMARATVTGLEAMGIELFAEEWARSITVTSAIYPHGIEDKEFRKILSNKYNVVIAGGQGQVSGKIFRIGHMGEVKEIHILGTLAAIEMAFKELGYNTSGGVDAAKEILER; this is encoded by the coding sequence ATGAAAAGAATAAATTATGACAAACTTCTAATGATTCCAGGGCCCACTATGGTGTCAAGTGAAGTGCTAAATACAATGGCTTACCCTATAATAGGTCATAGAACTAAGGAGTTCGGAGCACTGTTGGAAGATACTGTGGAGAAGATGAAGAAGGTATTTATTACTAAGGGAGACGTCTATATCATCACTGGATCTGGGACTGCAGTTATGGATATGGCTATTGCTAACACTGTAAATAAGGGAGATAAGGTACTTACCATATGTAACGGTAACTTTGGAGAGAGATTCTCTAAGATCGTAGAGGTATATAAGGGAGAAGTTATTAAATTGGAGTATTCTTGGGGCAAAGGTGCAAGGCCTGAAGATGTAAAGAGGATCTTAGAAGAGAACCCTGATATCAAAGCTGTTACTGTAGTTCATAACGAAACATCAACAGGTGTAAGGAATCCAATTAAGGATATCGGAAAGATAGTTAAAGATTACGACGCTCTCTATATAGTCGATACAATCTCCTCCTTAGGTGGAGACTACGTAGATGTAGATGGGTTCCACATAGATATATGTATTGCAGGTTCCCAGAAGTGTCTGGGGGCTCCTCCAGGAATCTCTGCCATATCTATAAGTGAGAAAGCCTGGGATGTTATAAACTCTACAGAGAGTAAGTCTTTCTACTTAGATATAAAGGCGTACAGGGATAGGTTTGAGAGTAAGAAAGAATCTCCTTATACTCCAGCAGTTTCACTAATCTATGCACTAAATAAGGCGTTGGATAGAGTGCTTGAAGAGGGACTGGAGAACAGAGTTAAGAGACACGAAAGGATGGCAAGGGCAACAGTTACAGGTTTGGAGGCTATGGGGATAGAACTCTTTGCAGAGGAATGGGCGAGATCTATCACTGTAACATCTGCTATATATCCACACGGTATAGAAGATAAGGAGTTTAGGAAGATCCTCTCCAATAAATACAATGTGGTTATCGCTGGAGGACAGGGCCAGGTTAGTGGTAAGATATTCAGGATAGGACATATGGGAGAAGTAAAGGAAATCCATATACTAGGAACCTTGGCTGCCATAGAGATGGCATTTAAAGAGTTAGGTTATAACACCAGTGGAGGAGTAGATGCTGCCAAAGAGATATTGGAGAGATAA